atttatttttagattatacTTGTACCTACATATgtatttactattattattttaaatattaaataattgcatttgtacaagaaaataaaaattacataagaACATGTTATTACAAGAGATTCAACATAAAAAAgtatacattaaatattttaagattgaaAGTTAAATACTGtgtaaaaattgtaaataataaataaaacttgaatATGCTTGTTCAATTctactaaaaaaaatagaatgaaatGAATATTTCTTAATCTGTTTTAGTTTAGGGTGTTTTCATATCATATAAGAGATTTTTGTTAAAGTTGAAAAAGAGTTAATAAATACAACAGTCAAATTTAGGATAAAGGTTATATttactagtgcaaaaaagacctttaacgtcatcctttagacgtctgactctcgaatatccaacgtaaaaaatgaccggtgacatttttcgtaaattaaacaactatttagacgtcgaCTATGGAGGGGCCCAACGTCcaaatactcatatacgtcggCTCCCCTTAATAGACAgcaaaactaaacgaaaaagttaaaaaaaaaataattttttattttatttagacgtctgttatgggggaaccgacgtctaaatgcgCAGCCCAAGAATtttaaaagtcactttttgactccatttacaCGTCTGATCTCGctactccgacttctaaagcactttagatgTCTGTTATTGGGGCAACCGACATCTGAATACACcacccagaaatttaaaaagtcactttttgactccatttaaaCGTCTAATCctgccactccgacttctaaagcactttagacaactgttattgggggaaccgacaTCTAAATCCACAAcctagaaatttaaaaagtcactttttgactccatttagacgtttgatcccgccactccgacttctaaagcactttagacgtctgttattggggaaccgacgtctaaatccacaacccagaaatttaaaaagtcagtTTTTGactctatttagacgtctgatccgccactccgacttctaaagcactttagacatCTGTTATtcggggaaccgacgtctaaatacacaacccagaaattgaaaaagtcactttttgactccatttagacgtctgatcccgccactccgacttctaaagcactttagacgtctgttattgggggaaccgacttctaaatgtCAGCATTAAAACACAGCGAACGGGAGACAGCCGTTACgcgcactcattgttcatcatctttgtcgcgttttctctctatgGGTTACacttttcaggttcgttttcttACTTTTGcaccattttaaattatatttactccgattacatcactctttgatgcattatctttcatttgaaccgattaaaatgcgtttttaTTGGGTTTGGTGCAGTTATTCTCATGTCCTTGGGCGGCGTTCTTCGGCGGCGATTGCTTGCGTTTtgcactcctccaattccctccactatgtttttaaaaccatccaataaaaaaaatgtacaatacattctcttcaactaaaatataaagttgtaaactcgaatcatcATGAGTCAGGAGCAACCTCAGAGACGTCTGACCTGTATGAAtcagacgtttatatagacgtctgacctatatAGGTCTGACGTctacgtctatatagacgtctgacctatatAGGTCTGACGTctacgtctatatagacgtttgacctatataggtctgatgtctatatagacgtctgacctatataggtccgacgtctatagagacgtctGACGTAAAGGGTTTGACGTCTCCATATAGACGTCGAAcagagatcagacgttaaaagcccaaaataacatacgtctaaagtcctttttgcactagtgattagtgaaaaatattaagttaaacAAGTTTAAGGGTATCCAAATTCTAAAGGTACTAATACCCTTAAATATCtacaattcaattttttttatttgtgtccAATGTCTATTTTAAGTTTGATTTCTTTATTCACAAACCCGTTTTCAacttacaaattttttttacttaatatgCAACACACTAAATtgaaattaactaaaaaaaatattcatttcattatagtttttttattggTGATAAAGTATTTTATGTCCAACCTAATGTTCAACATAAATTGACCCATTTACATTAAATCTATTCTAGTATCCACCTAAATTTATGTTGTGTATTTTTATATGACGTAAATTTATGTGTcttataataacattttaattaagactgaggtaaaaaaaactaaaaataactaACATAAAAAACCTTTTGCTATATTAATGTGCAGACGAAGACCGAATAAACATGTATATTTTTGTCCTGTCTTTATttctatattaaatttaaaaaatcaaacgTCATCCAAATGCAATTTAATAAGAAAACTTTCCATTAAAATTAAGTTGAATTTGGATATATAATCCAAGGACGAGTTTACTTAACATAATATAACTTTAGTTATTCATAAAGGAAATCTGGATGAATTTGGTAGAAATAATTCAAACCAATTAGCATAAAGATATTTATGTGCAACCCATGAAGATTCAAATCTGTTTAATAAGTTTAGTTTATTAATATCTGACATATATATGATGATtgcttctttattttattttacatgcAAAATTGATATAATTCAGAAACTATTCAACCATTGTactttaaaaatcattaaaataatttatttaaatagataATGAATCCAAATTAGCCAGTTGAATCATCCCTAATCATCCTCATAAGAGGCACCTATTGAGAGTTAACAAAACATGAGGTAGGTCAACGGTTTTCATTCCATAGTTATTGCTTTCAATATTTTCTGCTGACTGATTCTCGTCTAATTACCCTtgaaccatttttttaatattaaatttccCTTTAAATAATGATAGCAACTATCAAGGAAGAAGACATGGAATTTCTACGAACTTAATGTCTGACAATATCgacattaataaagaaataaataatgtaatacTATTCAAATATgaggaagaaatatatataatcatcaTTTAAACTCTCTTTTCCCCTTAACTTTCCTGCACATAATCCAACACTGGACAATAAAACATTCGTGATGAATGTTTATGGGCTAACCTTGACTCAAAATTGTGTTCTTATGATCATAGTGTTCGTGATATTACCCTTCCTAGGGTTGCTTTTCTGGCTAGAAAACAAGTTATCCAATAACAATTCCAGTGAGGACAATCATTTGAAAGAACAGGTGCAGATCAGTGATGAGAGAAACAACTACATATTCTGTGGACAAGACAGTGCACACTGTGCTTGCTCCTTCTGTGGCAGATTATGCTCTACAGTTACAACATGCTCACGCTGCAAAACTGCCATATATTGGTAATAGACCCTCAAATTTTCGTTCACCCTTTTTTGCTTTCAGGTTTTTACATTCAATCATAAAGACACTGTTACAAACATTTGTTAAATCACAAAGCCACTAGCAGAATCAGTTTTCCATCTGATACACCTCAGAAAGCCGGAAAAACCAATACAACATTTAGTAGCATTTGTTGGCAAAAGGGTTTTTGTAGCTTTTTAAGATTCAGCTGAAAATTTATAAACCATGGAATCGTTATTCAAATCCCACCGTATTGTGTTCCACTACACTCTTTAActcaattatttttcatttgtttctgtgtctgtatatatataatatagatgCAGTTCAAAAGGAGACATATCTCcttttaatacataaaattattttccttaTATATACAGATATATAAGTTTCAATATTTTGATTGGTTTTGATGGATTTCATTGTTGATGTTATCAGCTCAAAAACATGCAATTTTAAGCACTGGAGGCTTGTCCATAGATATGAATGTGTTGAGATTGAAGGGTCAGAGGATCAGCAAGAATCACCTTCTCATGAATGTCTTATCATGGTGCTTCTCCTCAATTATTTTCAGTCCATGTTATCAttttatgtatgtatatatatataaatatatatatatatatatatgttcaaGTTGACATCAATTTCCTCTTGATGCTTGCAGTATGATATAGAAATTATAATCTGAGGggtttttgaagaaaatatcaGAAGTTTTGGAGAGTATCTAAAGAAACCCTACCAAAGAAAATATTGGAAGGGAATGATTGGtttgatttcaaaattataaatacgaTGTCAGActctaattatttttctataattcttAGATAACCATGTTAGAAGTACAAAGTGTGTATTCAGTTTCTCAATGATTAACTTTCATAGAAAAACCTGGTCAACCATATTCAGTGGAGTCTCTCATTCAACCATGTCAGATCTAAAAAATCTGAGATTTTTGTTAAGGAAAAATAAAGTCCTATTCTGAAGCTGATTTTAACTATATATGTGCAGGAAAAACACTCATCAAATGAAGTTGAGGAGAGAATATATGAAGGAGATGTTTACTATATTGATGGAGGAGAAAATAGTGATGAAAGATCATTGATGTGTGGAAATGGCATTGTGAATGGCAATGAAGGGTGTGCAGTGTGTGGAAATCCAAGCTCTAAAGTGTGTTCAAGATGCAAAGCCATAAAATATTGGTAAGTTTCCTATTACCTAACCCTACTCTAAAGTCAACCTAACCAAAACATCTGAAGTCAATGCTTTGTTTTCATGGGTTTTTTAAGTTAATGTTTCATTCCTCATTGAGTTTAATATATGATGCATATCATTCTTTTctacacaaatatatataatattgatgcCACATTTCAAtcttatttaataaatgttttaacaCCAagtcttaatatatatattttgtgcaAGTTAGTTTGAAAACTCACAAGTGTGAAGAAAGTtgtgtaaaataataataaaagagttTAGATAGATTACCCTATGTGtgttgttattataattggaattttattttgataatttacaCGTTaagtttttgaattaattaaagaattatATTATGGGGTGAAATTTTCAATTCTCATCAGAGAACAAGGAAAAAAAAGCAAGATATAGTGTACCTATGTTGATCTCCTAAAATAATCatgtattcattttttatttcaatgtgacataaatgataaaatatttgattgactgattctttaattaaaacttaCTATTACTGCTATGATTTTGGAACTGCTAGTTAGAAAAGTTaattctttataattattttctgaaATGATAACACAAAAATCTAAAGTCAAGGGTTTTGACTAAGTTGTTAAATGAGTACAATAGTAATGTAAAAGTCAATTTTTGCTTTAAGAAGTTTATTTTTCCACTTGTATTTGTTcatttattgtttaatatttgaaaacttataactcaatttttttaacataaaattagtttatggtttttcaaatcaaattataaatttgtttccaAATTATTCTTATCTTGttgaattaatgtttttttatttcactgTTTATTTATAGAATTTGTGTTTACGCGtcaattcttaaaattatagTAGTGTTTATACTTAATTGAGTTGTTCATCGTCGAGATAgctattgaaaaaaatattaataaacttaataatGACATTTGACTCTTACAGTATTATAGTAAACATTAGATGATATCATTTTCATAAATCGTTTTTTTATGTAACTTGGTATTAAAATTCAAgttttggttaaaaaaaattcgAAATGACATTTAATCATTATAAAGGATCATTTTTAAATCTAACCTATGTGACTCACAAATATGAAACCTATGAAAAAACATTCACTGTTTCTCACATCACATGGTTAATCAGTCTTAATTAAGGTAATATTACTTAAAACAATATTCCAAAGTTTGTAAAGTTGTATCGTCatttatcataatataattCTAAAGTTGACAAATCTTTAATTAATCATCCAAATTAGGTGAATTTCGATAATtaactttcataaaaaatatctaaccatgtcaaattgaacaaataaataaataaataaaatctctGTTTATGATTAATTGCAGCATtagacattttctttttctagaaaTAATGCAGactattatttcttttaaaagtagATGATGCTCCAAAACAATTGAGTCATACACAATTTACCATAGATATGAATATGAAAACgtcaaattgaatatattttaaatggaaCGCTAAACAAGTTGTAACAACAATCCAAAATATATGAACAGATGTCGTCAAAGAACTTTCTTCAAAGCTTTTCATGagtcttttactttttaatttatttttcatgtattagtaaaaaaaattgcatattaATCAACtgattttttctttacatttttttttatcaaattaaaatgacTTTATATTATCAAAGTATATGCTAATTATCCTTCTCTTTGGactctttttattaaatgatgatatgttttaaaaatatataattaagcaATTcgtgtaaataaaaaaaagtatatttaatacatttgtcagaaaaaaaaattttaatacatttgtcagatattataaatatattttttttacaaaattcatGACACGcaagtttttatataattattttagtattcaATATATGACCTAGCTTTTGGTCAAGATGATTCAGCACTTTGCTTGGTTGAATAATGCCATCGTACAAATGATGACTGTCAACTACATAACTTCTAGAGTTCATCTGTGTGTGGAATTATTTTCAGGTTGACTTTGattagaaaattcaataaatttatgataCATATGATAGTTTATGGCTTCAACACTTTTATTGTACAAAAGATTTACTGGGTTATTTTGTTTACAGCTTCAACACttttattgttatctttttcaGCTCAAGAACATGCCAACATTTCGATTGGAGATCAGGGCATAAGCTTCAATGTCTTGTTGAGAAGGAATATTCAAATCAGGTAGCTAGGTCAATCAAGAAAGAAAtgctaattaataattatttgattctCATCAAATCCTAGAACCAATTAGAATACTGAATTTACAGATTTATATGTTCATTATTCGAGGTAGAAACATTCCATTCCACATCTGTcaaattataaacatataattaatatctAGGTTAAGAATGTTGAAGTATAtaattctctttttctcttctcttcacaGGTTGTAAATCATTTGAATTCGTATGAAGTGGAAGATAATGTTCATTCATCAAGTCCTCTTTGCTTGGAATTTTTCTCAGGTCTATCTTAGTCTTTATAAGCTTTatcatatatatgtttatttatgtttgttCCATTCCAAATTTCTGTTAATTTATCTGAAAATTTAACCAGTATCATAGCTAAGTGTGTTAATATTATGTCTTTGTTTGGTTGGTATTTGCAACAGGAAACACCAGTTCCAGGGCCCTGATTCCAACTTCCTTGTCTCATGTATGATTAGCGATCGAACTTTGATGTGTGAAATGTGAAATGATTAGTTGTGATCTCACATCTTCCATTGTAATGCAGGAAGCAACAAAGAATCCCCAGAAGGAGGTTGAAGAACAATTGAGAAGCCTAAAAGAAGAATTGACAAAGATTAAGTACAGTTGTAGCAGTAGTTATATGAAatctcaaatatattatttcctTGAATAGAAAGAAGTTGGAGAGGAACTTCTTTTTGTTGTCTCTTAAATTTTTGTCTTAGTTCGAAGTCTTACATTTGAATTCAACATGAGTAACCAAAAACATTCAATCTTCAGCATGCTGTGAAACtgataaacaatattttatggtttttgtCAGAGATGAGAACAAATGGTTACGATCAGAGCGTGACGAATGGGAAGTGAGAACTAGGAATTCAATAGATAGACTTTACAGCTTCAGGAAAGAAAATGAACACCAGGTGAATATGCcatgaaaatcaaaatttgaagtgAGCTTGTGTAATTTGCAGtaatattttgatgatttaaaaaGTTTCTGTTCTCCGTTTTCAGCTTTTTATATTGAAGCATGAAAATGAATTGATGTCAAATGCTGAGAAGCAAGCAACTCAGATGGTTAACAGTTTATCTCGAAGGGTACACTGCTTGCAGATTGCAGTGGAAAGTGGAGTTGAAGAGAGACAAAAACAAGAAGAATATATACATATGCTGCAGGTAATCTTCTGAATTGCAGCTCCTCAAATAACTAATTGTTTGAAGGAAAATTACAGTGTAATTCTTCGGTTCTTTGCTTCAAGTAATTATTCAATTGCAATTGTAAATCTGCAGAACGAATGTGCTAAGGTTAAGATTgagctacaagaacaaaagaaGAGTGTCCAAAGGCTTACACTGGAGCTTGAAAAGTCTAAAGTTCACGTGAGAGTAACAGAAGACACAAGGCAGAAGTTAGTCAGTGCTTCCAGTGAAATTCCAACTGTTGAATATGCTGCTGGTGCTGAggtatttgtttgtgtttgtgttattCTATTTgagttgaattatatatatatatatcataaaacaatgtttttgcttgattatatatatatatatatatatatatatatatatatatatattttcgtACTAATTTTTGCATGGATTTGGAGGTTTGAGATTTCTTGTTTATACAGGTGTCCCAGCCAATAAGTTTGAGCAGAAACCTATCCACTACAAGACAggtaattagaaaaataaagtgAACTTGTAATGATAATAGAATGTGTTTTCTTCATATACCACATTCATCACCTTCTTCACCACAAGAATTACTCACC
The Vigna angularis cultivar LongXiaoDou No.4 chromosome 5, ASM1680809v1, whole genome shotgun sequence genome window above contains:
- the LOC128196457 gene encoding uncharacterized protein LOC128196457 isoform X2 codes for the protein MNVYGLTLTQNCVLMIIVFVILPFLGLLFWLENKLSNNNSSEDNHLKEQVQISDERNNYIFCGQDSAHCACSFCGRLCSTVTTCSRCKTAIYCSKTCNFKHWRLVHRYECVEIEGSEDQQESPSHECLIMEKHSSNEVEERIYEGDVYYIDGGENSDERSLMCGNGIVNGNEGCAVCGNPSSKVCSRCKAIKYCSRTCQHFDWRSGHKLQCLVEKEYSNQVVNHLNSYEVEDNVHSSSPLCLEFFSGNTSSRALIPTSLSHEATKNPQKEVEEQLRSLKEELTKIKDENKWLRSERDEWEVRTRNSIDRLYSFRKENEHQLFILKHENELMSNAEKQATQMVNSLSRRVHCLQIAVESGVEERQKQEEYIHMLQNECAKVKIELQEQKKSVQRLTLELEKSKVHVRVTEDTRQKLVSASSEIPTVEYAAGAEVSQPISLSRNLSTTRQGCSICLTNEKNMAFGCGHMTCLECGSKIRKCHICRMKITNRIRLFLD
- the LOC128196457 gene encoding uncharacterized protein LOC128196457 isoform X1: MNVYGLTLTQNCVLMIIVFVILPFLGLLFWLENKLSNNNSSEDNHLKEQVQISDERNNYIFCGQDSAHCACSFCGRLCSTVTTCSRCKTAIYCSKTCNFKHWRLVHRYECVEIEGSEDQQESPSHECLIMEKHSSNEVEERIYEGDVYYIDGGENSDERSLMCGNGIVNGNEGCAVCGNPSSKVCSRCKAIKYCFNTFIVIFFSSRTCQHFDWRSGHKLQCLVEKEYSNQVVNHLNSYEVEDNVHSSSPLCLEFFSGNTSSRALIPTSLSHEATKNPQKEVEEQLRSLKEELTKIKDENKWLRSERDEWEVRTRNSIDRLYSFRKENEHQLFILKHENELMSNAEKQATQMVNSLSRRVHCLQIAVESGVEERQKQEEYIHMLQNECAKVKIELQEQKKSVQRLTLELEKSKVHVRVTEDTRQKLVSASSEIPTVEYAAGAEVSQPISLSRNLSTTRQGCSICLTNEKNMAFGCGHMTCLECGSKIRKCHICRMKITNRIRLFLD